TATTCGGTAGCTTGCTAGGCCACCGGTCATCATCAGTCCCAAGCGGACCTCCTCCCCCAGCTCCTGCAGGAACCTCTGCGCCTTCAATCCAGGTcgctcctcctccacctcctccaTCGGCCGGTCCGTCACGCAAAGAACTGCCTTTCGACACTAGCGACCCGTCTTGGAAGGGCCTTCTGGATGAACTGATGCAGATGGGAATTACCGAAGACCAGATTGCTGAGAATTCGGACTTCATTAAGGCGTATATCGACCAGAAGCAGGCTGCAGAGGATGAAAatcaaaagaaaggaaaggcTCCGCCTCCGCCACCTCCATCCGCACCTCCTGCCCCCAAGGTCAGCCCCCAAAGCACTGGCAACAGCTCAGGTAGTCGACGAGGtgctcctccgccgccgccgccgtctCGAAGGACTCGCCCTGACGCGCAGGAGGACGGTGCGTCAGCCTCACCGCGCGAACCGTCACCACCCAGACCCAAGTTCCGAGCACCGCCGCCAATTGCAGATGCTGGCAAATTTTCCCAAGATATTAGCCCAGCACCTGGAACGCGTTCACGAGCAAGCTCTGGAGCGAACCTTGgaccccctcctcctccacggCCTCCCAAGACGCCAATGGAGGACAGCGCTCCTCGATTTGGAGTCCCTCCTCCCTTTCAAGGAGAGCGCAAGGTGTCAGCACCACCGGCACCTCCCAGTCGAAGTCCGGCACCTCCAgggcctccgccgcctccacCTCGTACAACAAGCCCTGCGGCGCAACCACCCCTTCCTCCTAAGGTCCCTCATGGACCACCCCCTACGCCAGCCAGAAATCCAGTTCCGCCTCCTCCCCCGACCAGAAGTCCAGTatcacctccgcctccaccTCTTCCTACTGCTTCTCGGCCCACTCCTCCTACGGCTGCTGCACCACCagctcctccacctccgcctcctgtTACAAACACCCCACCGCCGCCTCCACCCTCCACGAGCGGTCTCCCTCCACGCCCTCCACCTCCGCCAGTGAACACTgccccccctcctcctccccccccACCGCCGGTAAGCACTGGtccacctcctccgccgccggcaCCGCCAGTGCCCCCAGCGAATACTGGCCCACCagctcctccacctccgccgccgccggcaCCGGGTGCTGGCGCTCCCCCGCcgcctccaccaccaccaggtgctgctgctcctcCACCACCTCCCCCTGCTGCCGGCGCTCCACCGTTGCCCAAACCCACTGGTGGAAGGGATGATCTTTTGGCTTCCATTAGAGCTACAGGAGGAAAGGGTGGTGGAGGTTTACGGAAGGTCAGCGATTCAGAGAAGAAAGACCGGAGTGCGGCTCTTGTGCCTGGAGGCGCTAATGAGTCGTCATCTGGAACTCCAAGCGGTGGCGGTGCTCCTCAAGGAGGTTTGGCAGGTGCCTTGCAAGATGCACTGGCAAAGCGAAAGCAGAAGGTTAGCGGCAGTGGTaagtgttttttttttttttttttccctatTTGTTGCCTTATATCACATATTCTAATTGCATATCGCAGATGATGAGaaggacgacgatgacgattgGTAAGTTATCGCTTGCCTTGGCCACTGTCATCGTATCTTTATTCGTCGTCATATGGTTATTGGGTGGATTCATGGACTTTTGTATTATGGGGAAACCTTGCATAGTGAGTATGGGTTTCTCTCAACGATGGTTCacgaatccgtcaaaagcTTTTGTTTCAAGGCATCCATTCAGTAGGCGAATAGAACAGGTCTTTGCGCATCGGATTTGTGTCGATGCAAATACAAATGAACGGCTTACAGAGAGGCATTCGATTATTTGTCGGGAGTAGAGTCATGGCTGTAGTTCTGGAATACATGTTACCTGTTACCGTTTTTGGAATACTCGGATCAACTTTGAGCCGCCCGCCGCGCGACTCCGATGGAAAAAAAGACGAGCCGGCTTGGTTTTCGTGACAGCGCCGACAAGAACAGACGATATCAATTCGTTGGTCAAAATAAAAGACAGCATCAACTAACGGCTGCTGGGCGTGCGGCACAATTAGGAAAGGCAGATATGCTGTCTCCCTCGCCGTTGAAGCCCTCCGCTCCATCAGCGTCACTCCTCCGATTTCTGCGCTCTCAATCCGATTATTTCACAGCCAATCCGTCAACATGCCTCCGTTCTACAACATGTTCCAAAGGGCGACCATCGGGCGCCCTGTCGCTCCGGAGAATATCAAATTGGACAGGCCTTGATCCTGCGCCATGCAGGGCAACAGTCGAAGCGAACCTTTTCGCCATCCCGAACCTCTCAACCAAAAAAAATACTCCTCCGCGGGGTCGATGCGCACTCGGCAAAGAAGAACCTGTCCAACTATCACTTTCGCCTCTTAACCCTTTTCCTTCACGAACTGCGTCGACCAAGAGCCGTCCGCTACTGCGCAGGCTTTTCGATCTGAGGCGGAGCAAAGAATCGGACGCCAAATCTAAGGCTAGTCGCACTGGGCCTGCGCTGATTGATGACGGAACAGAATCGAATTTCAACATTGGGCGCGGATTAGTATCAAAGGCGACAAATGAATTGCGATTGCGATGCACCGAGTTTGATATAAACGGGAATGTCACGCTTGTCAACGGGGAGTTCAGAAAGAGCGAACTGATTGCGAAGGTTTGTCTACCAGGCATTTTCGGTTTATTCCAACCAATACCGCGATACAGCAATCCGCTGACCAGAATGTCGAGCGATAGTACGGTCTACTTCCCCGAGATCTTCGCAAAATCGATTCCTCAACCTTGCCGCACATCCTTGTTCGGCCGAGCGCTATCCTTATTAACCTCTTGCATCTTCGAGTTCTAATAAAAGCTGACCGGGTTCTTGTGTTTGACGCCTACGGATCGACAGACTCTTACATGCAATCGTTGTTCGTGTACGATTTGGAGGGAAAGCTTCGACAGAAGCAGGCCCAAAGCGCCGGTGCCCTACCCTACGAGTTCCGCGCTCTGGAAGCGGTATTGATCAGCGTTACCGCCGGGTTGGAAGAAGAGTTCAACGGTGTTAGAGATCCGGTTGTGCGCGTTCTTCGAGCCTTGGAAGAGGATATTGATCGGGACAAGCTGCGACACCTTCTGATCTATTCCAAGAGGCTTGGTACTTTCGAGCAGAAAGCAAGACTGGTCCGAGATGCAATTGATGATCTTCTGGAGGCAGACGATGATTTGACTGCCATGTATTTGACTGAAAGATCCCAGGGGACGCAGCGAACAGACGATGATCACCAAGAAGTTGAGATGTTGCTCGAGTCATACCACAAGGTCTGTGATGAAATTGTCCAGGCTAGCGGCAACTTGGTGACTGGTATCCGGAACACTGAGGAAGTGTAAGTTTGATTCATGCCAAACTAAGCGCATATAGAGTCTAACCCGATAACAGTGTCAAAGCGATTCTCGACGCAAACCGCAACTCTCTCATGCTTCTCGATCTCAAGTTCAGCATTGGTACCCTCGGTCTGGCCACCGGAACACTCTACGCCGGTCTCTATGGAATGAACTTGAAGAACTTTATCGAAGAGTCTGACTACGGTTTTGGCGGTGTCTCTGTCACCTGCTTCGCGATCACCGCAGTCGTCTGCGTTTACGGACTCCACAAGCTCCGCAAACTCCAACGCGTCCGGATGTGGGGTGAATCCGGCGCTGGGGGAGCCCCTATCGCACCCCTCGCCAGCAATGTCGGCCACAGGTCCAACTGGCGGGCAGATTCGATTGAACCTGTCTGGGGCAGTTACCCCGGTGAAGGACGGGTTGAGAGGATCAAGCGTCTTAAGGAAGGCGCTGCTGCGACAGCTGCTAAATCAGCTGCGTCCGATGCGACAGCAACCAAGGCATCTGATCTCATGAATAAGATGGAATACACGAGACGTGTTCGCAAAGATGCCTCGGCGCAGGGGTCGGCAGAGCATTATCCCTCTCGTGGCAGCGATCACAAAGATTCCTCTTCTTGAGAGGTTATCTACTTCCTCTTTTTACCTTTGTGATATCACCATACCAATATTGCAGCATCCAAGGAATTGCCCGTTATGAACCCGGGCGAATTGTCTTGACAAAAGCTACATACCTTTGCTTTCCTCATTTGTTTCTTGTTTGGAGTCACTCGAATATAGAAGGCGTTAGATTCGGGGTTTTTGAATATGATCGGTGAGTGGGGGTAGCATGGCATCTAGCATTGTCGTTATAATCTTTTCTCACTTGCGAGTCGTGCTGTCTTCATGACTGTATGATTAGAGCTCCCAACTCCTTCATTGAGTTGCACTTTGAATCCTTTGAGGGATCCAAAGCAACAGAGAATGTGGCCCGGCCTGGCCTGACCTGGTTTGACCTCGTTTCCTGGTGGATCCATGTTAATGTATCTCCCTTGGCCGTGTATGCATGTATGTACTTATACGAAACAATATCATGGTTTATCTTAAGACTACCTTCGCTAGACTCTTTGCCTTATGGGCGACTATCATTATTCACAGATTCCTCTCTATCATATGACTTAGCGCCGGTTTTTTTCCACTCTTTTATTCTATCTCACTATCCAGGCACTATTTCAAGTCATTCCATCAATTATCATGAGAATAATTCAGTCAGACGAACCCAAGCCACTGTCCGGCCTAAAGCCGCGCAGGAGAAGAGGCGCACACGAACAGATTACGAGGCTTGGAAGAACAAGTTTGGGAACTTAGGCGCTATTATGCAGAGGACATCCGCAACCGTGGCAAACAAAGTTTGATGTTTCGTAACCCATTGCAGCATCCAGACACTTCTGTAGGGCTCCGATGCCGTATGTCAGATGGTCTGCAGAAAAATGTAAGACACTCGGCATCATATATCAGAACAGTTTTATGCTTACACTTGGCAGCCTGAGGTAGCTCTGAGTATAACTCATCGCTCCTATCCCAAATCATGTTTAATTCATGTGCAGTACACTCAACTTGCAAACCGGTGGAACTCAAGCGATAGTGACAAGAAAGCAAAAGGCCGGCAAGCTGAGCATAACAGCAGTACTATGGAGTCGATTCCTGTATCTAGTAGAGGAACATCGGAGGATATCGCGCAAATCCCATAATTCCACCCCGCATTTCGGTGTcatagcagcagcagcagcagcagggaaAATCGCTCAACCGGGAATTCCCGGAGTACGTGTGTATTCTGTATGGCACTGTCATCAATGCCGTTGACTCTGTCCCCGGCCGCTGTGGATGCCCTTAGCCCGCTCCTTCCAAATCTTGGCCGCTTCTTGCACGCCTCCTTCTCGGGCACATTCCCGCCGGACAACTTCCTCAATCAGTGTGAGAATCTCATCCCCGGAGTCTGCATCCACGTTCGTATCGGGATGGCCGGTTTGCACGGCAGACTTGTTCTTCTTACTGTTCCACTCTGAAGTTACTCGTTGCCGGCCTCCAATGACGGCCATGTTCCTCGTACTCGGGATCCGCAGCATGGTCTTTTCCACGTCGTACCCGATCTCTTCGGCAACACTCATAGTCTTTGCAGTAAGACAGCCGTACATTGACTTGTTTGCTCCGGCATCGGTCTGAGCATCGAGCTTGGCGGCCCGAAGCGCTTTTAGGTCTCCGGTGGCCGGCTGTGGGTTTTGCTCGGCTTCATGTGCCTTgttttcctcctcttcatcaaacTTTCCGTCCTTTGGCGGAGGATAGCGATAACGCGCACCAGATAGTGCGTGTGAGCAGCATGGAATCGCCATAAATGGCAGTGGTGATTCTGGATTAGCAAGAGCAGCCATCAACGGAGTCCAGACGGTAAGTTCATCGGCATGGTTGGACATGATGAAGGTATCTTTCGGGAAAATGCCGGAGTGTGTCTTTGCACCCACATCAAGCGCGTCCGTGCTTGCTCCCGGACCATTGAGAATATCCGCAAAAGGCTTTGGGATATAGACCTCCTCGCTTAGCCGCTCTTGCACCGTCTCCGGGAAGATTTTCCATGTCTTTCGGCAACGAGCATCAAAGCCCCAACCCTGGTAGCCTTCGATTAAGAGCACGTAGACAAGCACGCCGTTCCCACACGCAACGTCCACAAAGCCTGGGAAGTTTCGATCGTGGCCGTCCTTTCCTCTCTCCTCCGCAGGAACCACGCCGTACATACTCCTCCATAGCTCAATGAGAAATGCACTGATCGATAAATCCTCAAAAACATGCTTTGAAGGCTGTGTATCCTCTACCCAGTTCTGACACAGCCACGAGGCATACTTCTGCTTCAACCGCGAGTATGTGTCCTGAACCAGATGTCGCGGGAGCACATTATCCTTGGTTGGCTTGTAGTTACCACCTTCAGGCATCATGGTAGAGATATCTGAGCCCCGAGCCAGTCGAATCTGGGTGTTGAGCAGTGCATGCAGTGTGCGCTCGAGACGGTTTTGAATCGGCTCATCGGGGTAAAGCATAAAATGCAACGACAACTGTCCTGCCccaccctcctcctcttccgaaGACGTAGCTCTGGGCTTGTAGTAATCATACAACAATGCCCAGGACTGCAGAAGCGGATGATAAAAAGGCAGCTCCTCCTTGGACGCTATATGCGGCGAATAAACAACAAGCAGACGTCGATAGCCACCATAAACTGACCCGTAAAAATGACAAGTCTGCTCCAAGGGCCGATCCAATTGTGGTTTCCTAGGAATCAGCCTCCTAACCACCGTCCGACTCAGCTCGAATCCCGCAATGTCTCTCGCAGGAATCGGCTGCACGTCGTCTTCATCAGCAACATCAGCGTCTCCCGATAAAGCAACCTTGCCAGTAGAATCAGCAAacaatctctccctctctgcAGGCGTCCTCAAAACACCCAAGCTATCATGAAGGATATCAGCCCGGAACAAATGGCTCGACATCCGGTTCGGATTCGCCAGCAGGTACAGCGTTAGGTTATCGATCACCTTTGGCGTGAATAACAGATTGCCCTCTAGCAGATCTGGCGAGGTGctccatttttcttcttcaatgcccTTAAAGATGTGGAGAGGTGAGGGCTCAAGGGTCTCTGAAAGTGGCTTCCCGGTGAGTTTGGATTGGTCGCGGGGGGCTTGTTTGACTCGGACCATAATCGTTGTATTGTGAGCTTGGCAGGTCCTGTTCCCCTTTTAAATAGCTGAAGCGAGTCACAAAGTGCAGTTAGTTATCTAGAGAGTAGTAGTAGCAGATTCGATCTCTTCACAAGATTGATAACCACGTGACTGTTAATAGCCTGAGGCATCATAAAACTGAAGTTGGATTCAAGTATGTGGTGGTAACTTTGCAACTGATAGCTGATATCCTATTTAGTCCAGTTAATAAGATTCACAGTACCTAGCCCTTGTAGAAGAGGTTACCAGAGGAGATCCCCAATCCCTGGTCGAGCAAAGCAAGTATCGAACCCCAATGACGTTATCCGTTCTGCTCACCCCGCAGCAGGTACAAGTACAGTTCCAAATTCCAATTACCTCGTAGAGAAACTATTATACCTTCTTATACTATAGAGAGCCCCTCTTTAATTACCGGACTATAaataaagagagaaaaaaatgCCAGCCCCTCGCTGCTTCATCATCCGCCACGGCGAAACCGAATGGTCCCTCAATGGCCGACACACGGGCATCAGTGACCTCCCGCTCACAGCCAATGGTGAGAAACGTGTCGCGGCAACTGGCAAGGCTCTCGTTGGTGATGACAGGTTGATTGTGCCAAAGAAGTTATCTCATGTGTATGGACAGTCCTTCCTTTACTCTTTATTAATTTAACGGGGTATGGATGTTAACGGGATGATAGTTACGTCTCCCCCCGCACCCGTGCACAACGAACACTCGAATTACTAGAGATTGGATGCAAAGAGAGACTCCCTTGGAAAGAGAGCCGGAAGGCCGAGGAAGACGAACCGATTCGGACAGAAGCCAAGGTGGTCATCACTGAGGCCGTTCGCGAATGGGACTATGGTGATTACGAAGGTTTCACGAGCAAACAGATCAAGGAGCAGCGGGCGAAGAATGGGGAGGAGCCGTGGGATATTTGGAAGCAGGGATGTCCCGGTGGAGAGTGAGTCAATTCAACAACCTCAGATTATTCAGGCTGGGTTGCAAAAGCAGTTAAGTTAACTAAAACAGAACCCCCGAAGACGTCGTCCGTCGTCTCGACGCAGTCATCGCAGACATCAGAGAAAACCACCACCGCAAATGTTTCGAAGACCCCAATGCCTCCGGAGACGTCCTTATCGTCGCACATGGCCATATCCTCCGCGCCTTTGCCATGCGCTGGACCGGGAAGCCATTGGCTGAGACATCGCTCATTCTGGAAGCCGGTGGTGTTGGTACTCTTAGGTATGATGGGTCCAAGAAATTTTGTACCGTGAATGGTGCTGACAAAATTCAGTTACGAGCATCATAACATCGACGAGCCGGCGATTATTCTCGGAGGAGGGTTCGTGGTAGACTAATCGTATCACGCGGGAGCAAATGAAAGGAACCTATGCGGGAATCTTAATTAGTTAGATGATGCCCCATACATACATAATGGATTGAACACCACATAACCCCCATTAGTAAAATAACCAACTCACCGTAAAAACTCCTACAATGCGAAACAAAATCACGACTCGGACTCCTCCTTAATCCGCCTCTCGCCCTCCCCTTGACTCTCCTCCTTAAaaaccccctcctcccccagcACCTTGGCAGACCCCATAAACAACCCCCCAACATACCCGCCCAAAAACCGCATGTCCTCCGCCTGTACCGCCGTCATTCGCAACAGATTCTCCGTATCTGCGAGGTGCGCATTTAGTTGTGCCAATTGCGAGTGGAGGTGGGTGTATTGGCGCGATTTGGTCGTTGATGTAGACGAGGCACTGGTGGATGCTGAGGCGGAGGTTGAGGTGGGGAGGATGGAGGGACGGAAGGAAGCTTGGGAGGGGTTGTGGTAGTGCGAAGGCATTTTGTCGAGTTTAAGAGACACTTCTCTGTTCTGCGCTGACTATTGTCTTCCGGAGATGTGTTGTTTTGTTGTGGTCGTTGGTTGTCGGGGATAATAGATTTCCATTGTAGGATTACATAAGCTACCTAGAAACCCTACAGATACACATCTCGAGAATTTATACTTGCATCAGATTAAACAAATTACAGCGGCTGTTGCAGACTTCTGTCATTATTTCCCTCTTATGATAATGCGAGCCCAGTCAAATCGTAGTCAATTAAATAAATGGAGTCCTTTCTCCTTTTATGCGCCAGAAACCACAGACCATGAAAGAAAACTAGAGATCACCCAGCCATCGGATATTTTCACCTCACAGAACATTGAAACGCGCATGGGATAGTaatgaaagagaaaagacaaagaaaaagcaTCCATGTCACAGTAAAAACAGAGAGATTCGGCAAAGAAAACATATACGGGCCCACGAAAAAAACATTCCCACGCAGGTAGTGTACAATCTGGCAAATGAGATGCATGATTGGCAACGAGAAAAAGCATCGATGCCAATGATCGGTGGTATAGTTGTAGAAGatcgaaaagaaaaggagtaGTTCCCAGGCCGAGTGTTCGTGTTCTCGGCCTCATTAGGATAAACAATGCAGATATAGGAGATGaacgaaaaggaaaagaaatgaatgGACAAAAACACATACACACGCCCGACCCGACCACTCCAAGGCAAAATGAGAacaaagcaaaaaagaaatgaccCCCATGTCCCTTATGTATATGTCGAACAAACAAATAGAGGCGAACAAAACAGAATTAGTAAAAttgcttctctttttctttgtcgTGTCCGTTTTTTCCCTCGCACTTGCTCAATGCCCATACTCTCGTTTATATGGAAGTAAGACAGGAAAGAATCTATGGCAAACAGACGGGGAATGTAATTTATAAACGGCGAGGTAAGGAAACGGTGTTGAAAAGGCTATGGGTTCGAGTTCGTCTCGACAGAGATATCAAGAATCAACCATGAGCGTGGCAAGGAAGAAACGGCGATCTCGTCTATCGCACCGGCGTCGTGGCTTGCTGAGCACCAAGGCTGATCTGGCTGCTGTGGGCCGAGTTCTCGGACTCCAGGTTCGCACTGGCCGCACTATCACCACTCTTCGCGCTGGCGCTCGCACTTCCGGTCAGACTTCTATGTTTTGGAGCACGCTTGGCGGGAAATTGGTTGTTGCTCACCCCATAATGTTGCTCAACTTGCTGCGGTCCTACCGCGTTACCATGCCCCGGAGGATGCTTGGGAACCGGTGCTCGCACGACGGGAGGAGAGGGATTACCGCCGTGGGAATGACCAGGAGGGCCGAGGTTCTGTGGATCTTGAGCGGTCATCGGTCGGCCCATCCGgggcccgggcccggggggaCCACCCTGAGGTGTAGCGGGGGAATGGCTGTTGCGGCGACTTGTGGGATACGGGTGCGGGGGGAAATCGCCCATTCGACTGGTCGTCATAGAATTGGCACGCGAATCCGCCTGCATCTGATTCCGGTCGACGGCACCATACCTGTTGGACGAGTAGCTCATCATGGGGTTATCGAAAAGGGAGTCATGCAGGCCAGGGATTTCCTGCATGATGCGTTCGCTCGCGCGCTTCCGACCGCCACCAAAATACCGGCTAAATGAGGAAGCAggtctgctgttgctgctgttgttaaGACTCAACTCCGGGTTCTTGCGGAACTGGCTTGCAGACGGCATTCTGCGATTCTTCCGTGAAGTCAGGCTCATCATATCGACACTGTCGGGATCGACCTGGGGAATGCCAAGAGTATCCATGGGGTCGAAATagtcatcctcgtcctcctcgtcaaGAGCGGGCCGAGACGGTCCCCGTCTacggccaccaccaccaccaccacggcGCATGCTCATCTCCTGTTCTCGGACCTGCAGCTCACGCTGGCGAAGTGCCAGTTCGCGTTCCCGCAGGGCCAGTTCCGCTGCGGAAGCAGAGGGTGGAGGACCAGCAGACATGTCGCCATTCTGCATGGGTTGTGGTAACGCGCCGCCTTCAGCATCATCGTACAGAACCAGGTGACTGAACTCCTCTAGGCCTTCCACCGACGTGTCACGGGGAATTCGGCCAGCAGGAGGTGCCTGAGGCGGAGGATGGGCACCTGGTGGTCTCATCATACCTCGCCTAGGAGGTGGCATCATTATACCAGAAGCGGTTCGGGCAGGGCCTGGGCGCATAGGACCATTCATCGGTCCTCTCTGCGGCGGCGGAGCGGACGACATGCGTGGAGGTGGCCCCGGCGTAGCCACAGGTGGCGGCGAGTTCTTCGTCGGCGGTTTACTCGTGTTGGCCGCGTTGATGTGGTGAAGCATGGCGTAGAGAGCTTCAATACGAGGCACCTTGATATCCGACTCCATAGCCAGCTTAATGGGGGAACCCAAGAACGTCTCAACTTCCATGGGGCGCCGCGCTTGGAAGTCCTGGTACATGGTGCTGGGCGCTTCGACTGCAGTCATCTTGTCAATAGTGGACTGACAGAAATCAGCCGGGAACTCGCAGCCATGGGCTCGGGCAAGATCAAGCAGCTCGTCAATTATGCCTGAAATTAATTGGCGAACACCGACTTTTTCGAGCAATTGCGCGTAATTGGAGGTTTCAAAAAGAACGCTTGCAGGTTGGAAAGCAATTGGACTGCCAGCAGATGTTAGTTGAGAGCAAAACAGAGATAGGAATAGCTAATGGCACATACCCAATCATGCGTTCAAACTGCTCTTGCCTGATATTATCCGAGACCTTGCAGTCCACCCCACCTGAAGACAATGTCATGGCCAATGCGGACGCCATATCATTCTGTATCGATGAGGGAATGTTGGATTGTTTGCTGGTTGCACCGACCCAGATTTTGGAGCTGCTGAGGTGTTCAAACTCGCTGGCACCGATTTGCGAGATCTCAACGCCGGAAACGAGCGACAAGATCACGTTTGTTGGGAAGCGCTGCTCGAGATGGGACTCGACACCAATGGAGTTTGTGGTGTTCACGAGGATGCAGGTGTGTTGAGGAGTGACGACCGACTCGATGACGGCGGCCAGGTCGTACACGTCAGGCAAGGCCTTGACGCACAGAATGACATAGTCGTACGCATTTTCTCGGGAAGATGCTTCTTCTGGGGCACGGACGACTGCAGAGTAGGAAGACAGATTAGTATCTGCACTGATGTCTGTGTTCTTTTTCTGGGGGAGGAGCGAGGAGAGGACGTACCATGACGAGGTTTAAAGCGCTCATTCCCGAATGCTTTCGATCTATTTTAGATAGAATTGTGTCAATAGTCCAatcaagaagcaaaaaaagAGTCGAATGAAACGTACTTGAATGAAACGCCATATTGCGATACGGGGTCGAAGTTGGATTTCCAGACAAGGGTCACATCGCAAGAGGTGGTCGCTTGCAATCTCCAGGAGATGAAGGCCGAGATAGCATTGCTACCGACTAAACACCATCGAGTCAGTGGTCTAGacgttttcttttttttttctctctcttttgtTTGCAGAAATGGACACGATGAATGATTCAGAGGTCCAGGAGGAATTGGAACCGTGCGTTTTGCATGGCACAAAAAACAAAGGTGATGGTGTAGATCGAGCACAAACAAACCTGATAAGATGCGCAGCCGCGGCGAAGGAGCCATTGTTCACAGGCACCAAAACGAATTGTATTGAAACCGCCAGTCCCGATATTCGACGTTAAAAAGGATGAAGACCGCAAACGATGGGTTGGTTGACCGATCGTGACGGAGAGTAGAGGATCGATCGGGGAGAGCACGAAAGACGGCGTTGTCCACCGAGGCGCGACTGACGCTGCCTTCTCAGGTACAACACGCGAAACCGGTCTTTTTTCCGAGTCGAAAGACGGTTGATTGTTTTGAAAGGAAACAGCGATGGACTGCGTGTAATTAGAAGAAAAttaaggaaaaaaaaaaaaaaaaaaaagagagagagagagatagagagaaaaagagagagaatgaggggaggagggaaAAGGGACAAACGAAGggcaggagaaggaaggaaggGAAGGTTAGAGAGTCGAGACTGCCAAAGGAGAGAGACAGAGCAAAGATACAGAGGGATTGAGAAACCGCAAagggagaaaggaaaaaagaggaaagagtAGAAAGAGGGAAGGAAGAGGgaaggtttttttttttcctgctATTTTTTTTCCCAGGATTTTTTTAGGTGGAAAACCCTCGTTTTGGGATCAGGACAACACGCTGTCTTTGGCTTATGGAGTAAAAATTCGTGCCCAAAAGCAAGCGAAAGAGTaaaacaaaaggaaaaagtGAAGGAAACACAGACTTTTTCTTGTGTCCGCCAACGGTGATGATATCTTTCTTGTCTCCCTGTGTCCTGCGACGAATCCGGAAAACGGGAGGCAAAAAACGAATTATCACCGCAAGCGAATGGACAATAATACGGGAAATGGAATTATTTCTCTTCTCTACACATCAAGTTATTCGTATCCGGGGTTCTTCACCT
This sequence is a window from Aspergillus chevalieri M1 DNA, chromosome 5, nearly complete sequence. Protein-coding genes within it:
- a CDS encoding WASP family protein (BUSCO:EOG09264U78;~COG:T,Z;~EggNog:ENOG410PJI4;~InterPro:IPR000697,IPR003124,IPR011993,IPR027641, IPR033927;~PFAM:PF00568;~go_function: GO:0003779 - actin binding [Evidence IEA];~go_process: GO:0007015 - actin filament organization [Evidence IEA];~go_process: GO:2000601 - positive regulation of Arp2/3 complex-mediated actin nucleation [Evidence IEA]): MPSILSDADKETVKRNVPKPSNKIHAVAVARLYVAHPDPQRWVYTGLQGAAVLANDLVGRTFWLKMVDVSPAGRGVIWDQEIYDNFHYNQDRTFFHTFELEDCPAGLSFADEKEAKTFIKKFHEREKNASKETRQTPFASTRGQGPAPLVNGKGGVGRSIFGSLLGHRSSSVPSGPPPPAPAGTSAPSIQVAPPPPPPSAGPSRKELPFDTSDPSWKGLLDELMQMGITEDQIAENSDFIKAYIDQKQAAEDENQKKGKAPPPPPPSAPPAPKVSPQSTGNSSGSRRGAPPPPPPSRRTRPDAQEDGASASPREPSPPRPKFRAPPPIADAGKFSQDISPAPGTRSRASSGANLGPPPPPRPPKTPMEDSAPRFGVPPPFQGERKVSAPPAPPSRSPAPPGPPPPPPRTTSPAAQPPLPPKVPHGPPPTPARNPVPPPPPTRSPVSPPPPPLPTASRPTPPTAAAPPAPPPPPPVTNTPPPPPPSTSGLPPRPPPPPVNTAPPPPPPPPPVSTGPPPPPPAPPVPPANTGPPAPPPPPPPAPGAGAPPPPPPPPGAAAPPPPPPAAGAPPLPKPTGGRDDLLASIRATGGKGGGGLRKVSDSEKKDRSAALVPGGANESSSGTPSGGGAPQGGLAGALQDALAKRKQKVSGSDDEKDDDDDW
- the MRS2 gene encoding CorA family magnesium transporter (COG:P;~EggNog:ENOG410PFS4;~InterPro:IPR002523,IPR039204;~PFAM:PF01544;~TransMembrane:2 (i427-445o457-478i);~go_component: GO:0016020 - membrane [Evidence IEA];~go_function: GO:0046873 - metal ion transmembrane transporter activity [Evidence IEA];~go_process: GO:0030001 - metal ion transport [Evidence IEA];~go_process: GO:0055085 - transmembrane transport [Evidence IEA]), with translation MLSPSPLKPSAPSASLLRFLRSQSDYFTANPSTCLRSTTCSKGRPSGALSLRRISNWTGLDPAPCRATVEANLFAIPNLSTKKNTPPRGRCALGKEEPVQLSLSPLNPFPSRTASTKSRPLLRRLFDLRRSKESDAKSKASRTGPALIDDGTESNFNIGRGLVSKATNELRLRCTEFDINGNVTLVNGEFRKSELIAKYGLLPRDLRKIDSSTLPHILVRPSAILINLLHLRVLIKADRVLVFDAYGSTDSYMQSLFVYDLEGKLRQKQAQSAGALPYEFRALEAVLISVTAGLEEEFNGVRDPVVRVLRALEEDIDRDKLRHLLIYSKRLGTFEQKARLVRDAIDDLLEADDDLTAMYLTERSQGTQRTDDDHQEVEMLLESYHKVCDEIVQASGNLVTGIRNTEEVVKAILDANRNSLMLLDLKFSIGTLGLATGTLYAGLYGMNLKNFIEESDYGFGGVSVTCFAITAVVCVYGLHKLRKLQRVRMWGESGAGGAPIAPLASNVGHRSNWRADSIEPVWGSYPGEGRVERIKRLKEGAAATAAKSAASDATATKASDLMNKMEYTRRVRKDASAQGSAEHYPSRGSDHKDSSS